A region of Rhodamnia argentea isolate NSW1041297 chromosome 9, ASM2092103v1, whole genome shotgun sequence DNA encodes the following proteins:
- the LOC115736936 gene encoding SNARE-interacting protein KEULE isoform X1, producing the protein MSYSDSDSSSYGGDYKNFRQITRDRLLYEMLRSAKTGDSKSTWKVLIMDKLTVKIMSWSCKMADITEEGVSLVEDIYRRRQPLPSMDAIYFIQPSKENVIMFLSDMSGRSPLYKKAFVFFSSPISRELVAQVKRDSTVLPRIGALREMNLEYFPIDSQGFITDNERALEDLFGDDENTRRGDACLNVMASRIATVFASLRDFPFVRYRAAKSLDANTMTTFRDLIPTKLAAGIWNCLAKYKQSIPNFPQTETCELLVLDRSIDQIAPVIHEWTYDAMCHDLLSMEGNKYVHEVPSKTGGAPEKKEVMLEDHDPVWLELRHAHIADASERLHEKMTNFVSKNKAAQMQQRDGSELSTRDLQKMVQALPQYSEQIDKLSLHVEIAAKINRIIREMGLRELGQLQQDLVFGDAGMKEVIKFLTAKEDATREHKLRLLMILAAIYPEKFEGEKGLNLMKLAKLPMDDMNAVNNMRLLGGATETKKSTMSSFSLKFDMHKKKRAARKERTSEEETWQLSRFYPMIEELIEKLCKGELPKEDYPCMNDPSPSFHGTSQVLSSNPTSAAHSMRSRRTPTWARPRNSDDGYSSSDSVLRHESSDFKKLGNRIFVFIVGGATRSELRVCHKLTTKLRREVVLGSSSLDDPPQFITKLKLLTANELSLDDLQI; encoded by the exons ATGTCGTACTCCGATTCCGACTCGTCCTCCTACGGTGGCGATTACAAGAATTTCAGGCAAATCACGCGTGATC GGCTGTTGTATGAAATGCTACGGTCAGCTAAAACTGGCGACTCTAAATCGACATGGAAG GTACTCATCATGGACAAACTTACAGTTAAGATAATGTCTTGGTCTTGTAAGATGGCTGATATCACTGAGGAAGGAGTTTCAT TGGTTGAAGACATATACAGGCGAAGGCAGCCATTACCTTCCATGGATGCTATATACTTCATCCAACCATCTAAAGAAAA TGTCATAATGTTTCTGTCCGATATGTCTGGAAGATCACCTTTATACAAGAA GGCATTTGTTTTCTTCAGCTCTCCGATATCAAGAGAATTAGTCGCTCAAGTCAAGCGGGATTCAACTGTCCTACCACGCATAGGTGCACTGAGAGAG ATGAACTTGGAGTACTTTCCAATAGATAGCCAG GGTTTCATTACTGACAATGAACGGGCTTTGGAGGACCTTTTTGGGGATGATGAGAATACTCGCCGAGGTGACGCTTGTTTGAATGTCATGGCTTCTCGCATTGCTACAGTTTTTGCTTCATTGAGG GATTTTCCTTTTGTACGCTACCGTGCTGCCAAATCACTTGATGCGAACACCATGACAACCTTCCGTGATCTCATTCCAACAAAACTTGCTGCTGGGATCTGGAATTGCCTAGCAAAATACAAGCAAAGTATTCCAAATTTTCCTCAGACAGAAACATGCGAGTTGCTCGTTCTTGACAGATCTATAGACCAG ATTGCTCCTGTTATACATGAATGGACATACGATGCTATGTGCCATGATTTGTTGAGTATGGAGGGAAATAAATACGTGCATGAGGTACCAAGCAAAACAGGTGGTGCACCTGAGAAAAAAGAAGTTATGTTGGAGGATCATGATCCTGTTTGGCTGGAGCTTCGCCATGCACATATAGCAGAT GCTAGTGAACGGTTGCATGAGAAGATGACCAACTTTGTATCCAAAAACAAGGCTGCACAAATGCAACAAAG AGACGGCAGTGAACTATCCACTCGGGACTTGCAGAAAATGGTTCAAGCGCTGCCACAATATAGTGAGCAAATAGACAAACTCTCCCTCCATGTAGAG ATTGCAGCGAAGATCAATAGGATTATTAGAGAGATGGGACTTCGAGAACTGGGGCAGCTGCAGCAGGACCTTGTTTTTGGAGATGCTGGAATGAAAGAAGTAATTAAGTTTTTGACTGCAAAGGAG GATGCAACTCGTGAACATAAGTTACGGTTATTAATGATTCTTGCAGCTATCTATCCAGAGAAATTTGAGGGTGAGAAGGGTCTCAATTTGATGAAG CTTGCAAAATTACCCATGGATGATATGAATGCGGTGAATAACATGAGATTGCTGGGGGGAGCAACAGAGACCAAGAAAAGCACTATGAGTTCCTTTTCTCTTAAGTTTGATATGCATAAG aaaaaacgTGCAGCCAGAAAAGAACGTACCAGTGAAGAAGAAACATGGCAGTTGTCGCGGTTTTATCCCATGATAGAG GAGCTTATTGAAAAGCTTTGCAAAGGGGAACTACCAAAGGAGGACTATCCATGTATGAACGATCCTAGTCCAAGCTTTCATGGGACATCACAGGTTCTATCATCTAATCCAACTTCAGCTGCTCATTCAATGAGATCAAGACGGACACCAACATGGGCCCGACCTCGCAATTCTGATGATGGGTATTCAAG CAGTGATTCAGTTCTAAGACATGAATCTAGCGACTTCAAGAAACTAGGCAATCGGATTTTTGTGTTCATAGTAGGTGGAGCTACCAGATCAGAG CTTAGGGTTTGCCATAAGCTTACAACTAAGCTAAGGAGGGAAGTGGTCTTAGGCTCTTCCAGTCTTGATGATCCTCCACAGTTCATCACG AAGCTGAAGCTGTTGACGGCGAATGAGCTTTCACTGGATGATCTCCAGATATAA
- the LOC115736936 gene encoding SNARE-interacting protein KEULE isoform X3, producing the protein MLRSAKTGDSKSTWKVLIMDKLTVKIMSWSCKMADITEEGVSLVEDIYRRRQPLPSMDAIYFIQPSKENVIMFLSDMSGRSPLYKKAFVFFSSPISRELVAQVKRDSTVLPRIGALREMNLEYFPIDSQGFITDNERALEDLFGDDENTRRGDACLNVMASRIATVFASLRDFPFVRYRAAKSLDANTMTTFRDLIPTKLAAGIWNCLAKYKQSIPNFPQTETCELLVLDRSIDQIAPVIHEWTYDAMCHDLLSMEGNKYVHEVPSKTGGAPEKKEVMLEDHDPVWLELRHAHIADASERLHEKMTNFVSKNKAAQMQQRDGSELSTRDLQKMVQALPQYSEQIDKLSLHVEIAAKINRIIREMGLRELGQLQQDLVFGDAGMKEVIKFLTAKEDATREHKLRLLMILAAIYPEKFEGEKGLNLMKLAKLPMDDMNAVNNMRLLGGATETKKSTMSSFSLKFDMHKKKRAARKERTSEEETWQLSRFYPMIEELIEKLCKGELPKEDYPCMNDPSPSFHGTSQVLSSNPTSAAHSMRSRRTPTWARPRNSDDGYSSSDSVLRHESSDFKKLGNRIFVFIVGGATRSELRVCHKLTTKLRREVVLGSSSLDDPPQFITKLKLLTANELSLDDLQI; encoded by the exons ATGCTACGGTCAGCTAAAACTGGCGACTCTAAATCGACATGGAAG GTACTCATCATGGACAAACTTACAGTTAAGATAATGTCTTGGTCTTGTAAGATGGCTGATATCACTGAGGAAGGAGTTTCAT TGGTTGAAGACATATACAGGCGAAGGCAGCCATTACCTTCCATGGATGCTATATACTTCATCCAACCATCTAAAGAAAA TGTCATAATGTTTCTGTCCGATATGTCTGGAAGATCACCTTTATACAAGAA GGCATTTGTTTTCTTCAGCTCTCCGATATCAAGAGAATTAGTCGCTCAAGTCAAGCGGGATTCAACTGTCCTACCACGCATAGGTGCACTGAGAGAG ATGAACTTGGAGTACTTTCCAATAGATAGCCAG GGTTTCATTACTGACAATGAACGGGCTTTGGAGGACCTTTTTGGGGATGATGAGAATACTCGCCGAGGTGACGCTTGTTTGAATGTCATGGCTTCTCGCATTGCTACAGTTTTTGCTTCATTGAGG GATTTTCCTTTTGTACGCTACCGTGCTGCCAAATCACTTGATGCGAACACCATGACAACCTTCCGTGATCTCATTCCAACAAAACTTGCTGCTGGGATCTGGAATTGCCTAGCAAAATACAAGCAAAGTATTCCAAATTTTCCTCAGACAGAAACATGCGAGTTGCTCGTTCTTGACAGATCTATAGACCAG ATTGCTCCTGTTATACATGAATGGACATACGATGCTATGTGCCATGATTTGTTGAGTATGGAGGGAAATAAATACGTGCATGAGGTACCAAGCAAAACAGGTGGTGCACCTGAGAAAAAAGAAGTTATGTTGGAGGATCATGATCCTGTTTGGCTGGAGCTTCGCCATGCACATATAGCAGAT GCTAGTGAACGGTTGCATGAGAAGATGACCAACTTTGTATCCAAAAACAAGGCTGCACAAATGCAACAAAG AGACGGCAGTGAACTATCCACTCGGGACTTGCAGAAAATGGTTCAAGCGCTGCCACAATATAGTGAGCAAATAGACAAACTCTCCCTCCATGTAGAG ATTGCAGCGAAGATCAATAGGATTATTAGAGAGATGGGACTTCGAGAACTGGGGCAGCTGCAGCAGGACCTTGTTTTTGGAGATGCTGGAATGAAAGAAGTAATTAAGTTTTTGACTGCAAAGGAG GATGCAACTCGTGAACATAAGTTACGGTTATTAATGATTCTTGCAGCTATCTATCCAGAGAAATTTGAGGGTGAGAAGGGTCTCAATTTGATGAAG CTTGCAAAATTACCCATGGATGATATGAATGCGGTGAATAACATGAGATTGCTGGGGGGAGCAACAGAGACCAAGAAAAGCACTATGAGTTCCTTTTCTCTTAAGTTTGATATGCATAAG aaaaaacgTGCAGCCAGAAAAGAACGTACCAGTGAAGAAGAAACATGGCAGTTGTCGCGGTTTTATCCCATGATAGAG GAGCTTATTGAAAAGCTTTGCAAAGGGGAACTACCAAAGGAGGACTATCCATGTATGAACGATCCTAGTCCAAGCTTTCATGGGACATCACAGGTTCTATCATCTAATCCAACTTCAGCTGCTCATTCAATGAGATCAAGACGGACACCAACATGGGCCCGACCTCGCAATTCTGATGATGGGTATTCAAG CAGTGATTCAGTTCTAAGACATGAATCTAGCGACTTCAAGAAACTAGGCAATCGGATTTTTGTGTTCATAGTAGGTGGAGCTACCAGATCAGAG CTTAGGGTTTGCCATAAGCTTACAACTAAGCTAAGGAGGGAAGTGGTCTTAGGCTCTTCCAGTCTTGATGATCCTCCACAGTTCATCACG AAGCTGAAGCTGTTGACGGCGAATGAGCTTTCACTGGATGATCTCCAGATATAA
- the LOC115737041 gene encoding uncharacterized protein LOC115737041, whose protein sequence is MKLVWSPETASKAYIDTIKSFDDRQESGVAELVAAMAAGWNAQLIIETWSRGGVVATSVGLAVAARHTRGRHVCVVPDEASRSEYLEAIGAAGGAAAEVIVGRPESAIEELEGIDFMVVDCPRSDYSKVLRKAKLSSRWAVLVCKNAAISGAGAPSRWRSMMEGGSRQVVRSVFLPVGKGLDIAHVASTSGAKGRRRWIKHLDQRSGEEIVIRK, encoded by the exons ATGAAGCTAGTTTGGTCTCCGGAAACTGCGTCCAAAGCGTACATCGACACCATCAAATCC TTTGACGATCGGCAAGAATCCGGCGTCGCGGAGCTTGTGGCCGCCATGGCGGCGGGGTGGAACGCGCAGCTCATCATCGAGACCTGGTCGAGGGGAGGCGTGGTTGCCACGAGCGTCGGCCTCGCGGTAGCTGCCCGCCACACGCGCGGGCGGCACGTGTGCGTGGTCCCCGACGAGGCGTCCCGGTCGGAGTACCTCGAGGCGATCGGAGCCGCCGGTGGGGCTGCGGCTGAGGTGATCGTCGGGAGACCGGAATCGGCCATTGAGGAGCTGGAAGGGATCGACTTCATGGTGGTGGACTGTCCGCGAAGCGATTACTCCAAGGTGCTAAGGAAGGCCAAGTTGAGCAGCCGTTGGGCGGTCCTGGTGTGCAAGAACGCGGCGATCTCCGGAGCAGGCGCCCCGTCGCGGTGGCGGAGCATGATGGAGGGAGGATCGCGGCAGGTGGTGCGGTCGGTGTTCCTGCCGGTGGGGAAGGGATTGGACATCGCGCACGTGGCGAGCACGAGCGGTGCAAAGGGTCGGAGAAGGTGGATCAAGCACTTGGATCAACGGTCGGGGGAGGAGATCGTTATTAGAAAATAG
- the LOC115736937 gene encoding deoxyribodipyrimidine photo-lyase: MASRTAISVQPGRFRVLKEGRRRSDGAVGPVVYWMFRDQRLRDNWALIHAVDQANRANVPVAVAFNLFDQFLGAKARQLGFMLRGLKQLHREIEENLRIPFFLFQGDADETIPKFLKECGASLLVTDFSPLRKIRRCKEEICERVDDSVTVHEVDAHNIVPAWVASQKLEYSARTIRGKINKMLPEYLIDFPTLQPSSRRWDDTNRSIDWDTLIADILRKGAEVPELGWCKPGESAALDVLMGSENGFLTKRLRNYNADRNNPLKPKGLSGLSPYLHFGQISAQRCALEAHKVRKSYLQAVDAFLEELIVRRELADNYCFYQPHYDSLKGAWEWARKTLMDHASDKREPFYTREQLEKALTADPLWNASQLEMVYHGKMHGFMRMYWAKKILEWTKGPEEALETAIYLNDKYEIDGRDPCGYVGCMWSICGVHDQGWRERLIFGKIRYMNYAGCKRKFDVDGYVAYVKKLVGEVKKRKAETDLDRKPKISAANIYL; this comes from the exons ATGGCGTCTAGGACAGCGATTTCTGTCCAGCCGGGGAGGTTTAGGGTTTTGAAAGAAGGAAGGAGACGCTCTGATGGCGCAGTAGGACCCGTGGTTTACTGGATGTTCAGAGATCAACGGTTGAGGGACAACTGGGCTCTGATCCACGCCGTCGACCAGGCGAACCGCGCGAATGTGCCCGTCGCGGTGGCCTTCAATCTGTTTGATCAGTTTCTGGGTGCGAAAGCGAGGCAGCTGGGATTTATGCTCCGAGGATTGAAGCAGCTGCACCGAGAGATTGAGGAGAATCTTCGGATCCCCTTCTTCTTGTTTCAG GGCGATGCCGATGAGACTATTCCAAAGTTCCTTAAAGAATGTGGGGCTTCACTTTTGGTTACAGATTTTTCACCCTTGAGAAAAATTCGCCGGTGTAAGGAGGAAATCTGTGAGAGAGTCGATGATTCAGTGACTGTACATGAAGTTGATGCGCATAATATTGTACCTGCTTGGGTGGCATCACAGAAGTTGGAATACAGTGCTAGAACAATTAGGGGAAAGATTAATAAAATGCTTCCAGAGTATCTGATTGATTTCCCTACCCTGCAACCATCAAGTAGAAGATGGGATGACACCAATCGATCAATTGATTGGGACACTCTTATTGCAGATATCCTGAG GAAAGGAGCCGAAGTTCCTGAACTCGGTTGGTGTAAGCCTGGGGAAAGTGCTGCACTGGATGTATTGATGGGAAGTGAAAATGGTTTTCTGACaaaaagattgagaaattataATGCAGACCGAAATAATCCATTGAAACCCAAGGGGCTTTCTGGACTTTCTCCATATTTGCATTTTGGCCAGATATCTGCCCAACGCTGTGCTCTAGAGGCACATAAAGTGCGGAAAAGCTATCTTCAG GCAGTAGATGCATTCTTGGAGGAGTTGATTGTGAGGAGAGAACTTGCTGACAACTATTGTTTCTATCAGCCTCATTATGATTCATTAAAGGGGGCATGGGAGTGGGCAAGGAAGACATTGATGGATCATGCCTCTGACAAGCGAGAGCCTTTCTACAC GAGGGAGCAGTTGGAGAAAGCTCTAACAGCTGATCCA CTTTGGAATGCCTCTCAGCTTGAGATGGTGTACCATGGGAAAATGCATGGTTTCATGAG AATGTACTGGGCCAAAAAGATTCTTGAGTGGACAAAAGGACCTGAAGAAGCACTTGAAACAGCCATATACTTGAATGACAAG TATGAAATAGACGGACGGGATCCCTGTGGTTATGTGGGATGTATGTGGTCAATATGTGGTGTTCATGACCAG GGTTGGCGAGAGAGACTGATATTTGGGAAAATAAGATACATGAACTATGCGGGGTGCAAGAGGAAATTCGATGTCGATGGATACGTTGCTTATGTCAAGAAGCTGGTTGGCgaagtgaagaaaagaaaggcagAAACCGATTTAGATAGAAAGCCAAAAATCTCTGCAGCTAATATTTATCTGTGA
- the LOC115736936 gene encoding SNARE-interacting protein KEULE isoform X2: MSYSDSDSSSYGGDYKNFRQITRDRLLYEMLRSAKTGDSKSTWKVLIMDKLTVKIMSWSCKMADITEEGVSLVEDIYRRRQPLPSMDAIYFIQPSKENVIMFLSDMSGRSPLYKKAFVFFSSPISRELVAQVKRDSTVLPRIGALREMNLEYFPIDSQGFITDNERALEDLFGDDENTRRGDACLNVMASRIATVFASLRDFPFVRYRAAKSLDANTMTTFRDLIPTKLAAGIWNCLAKYKQSIPNFPQTETCELLVLDRSIDQIAPVIHEWTYDAMCHDLLSMEGNKYVHEVPSKTGGAPEKKEVMLEDHDPVWLELRHAHIADASERLHEKMTNFVSKNKAAQMQQRDGSELSTRDLQKMVQALPQYSEQIDKLSLHVEIAAKINRIIREMGLRELGQLQQDLVFGDAGMKEVIKFLTAKEDATREHKLRLLMILAAIYPEKFEGEKGLNLMKLAKLPMDDMNAVNNMRLLGGATETKKSTMSSFSLKFDMHKKKRAARKERTSEEETWQLSRFYPMIEELIEKLCKGELPKEDYPCMNDPSPSFHGTSQVLSSNPTSAAHSMRSRRTPTWARPRNSDDGYSSDSVLRHESSDFKKLGNRIFVFIVGGATRSELRVCHKLTTKLRREVVLGSSSLDDPPQFITKLKLLTANELSLDDLQI, from the exons ATGTCGTACTCCGATTCCGACTCGTCCTCCTACGGTGGCGATTACAAGAATTTCAGGCAAATCACGCGTGATC GGCTGTTGTATGAAATGCTACGGTCAGCTAAAACTGGCGACTCTAAATCGACATGGAAG GTACTCATCATGGACAAACTTACAGTTAAGATAATGTCTTGGTCTTGTAAGATGGCTGATATCACTGAGGAAGGAGTTTCAT TGGTTGAAGACATATACAGGCGAAGGCAGCCATTACCTTCCATGGATGCTATATACTTCATCCAACCATCTAAAGAAAA TGTCATAATGTTTCTGTCCGATATGTCTGGAAGATCACCTTTATACAAGAA GGCATTTGTTTTCTTCAGCTCTCCGATATCAAGAGAATTAGTCGCTCAAGTCAAGCGGGATTCAACTGTCCTACCACGCATAGGTGCACTGAGAGAG ATGAACTTGGAGTACTTTCCAATAGATAGCCAG GGTTTCATTACTGACAATGAACGGGCTTTGGAGGACCTTTTTGGGGATGATGAGAATACTCGCCGAGGTGACGCTTGTTTGAATGTCATGGCTTCTCGCATTGCTACAGTTTTTGCTTCATTGAGG GATTTTCCTTTTGTACGCTACCGTGCTGCCAAATCACTTGATGCGAACACCATGACAACCTTCCGTGATCTCATTCCAACAAAACTTGCTGCTGGGATCTGGAATTGCCTAGCAAAATACAAGCAAAGTATTCCAAATTTTCCTCAGACAGAAACATGCGAGTTGCTCGTTCTTGACAGATCTATAGACCAG ATTGCTCCTGTTATACATGAATGGACATACGATGCTATGTGCCATGATTTGTTGAGTATGGAGGGAAATAAATACGTGCATGAGGTACCAAGCAAAACAGGTGGTGCACCTGAGAAAAAAGAAGTTATGTTGGAGGATCATGATCCTGTTTGGCTGGAGCTTCGCCATGCACATATAGCAGAT GCTAGTGAACGGTTGCATGAGAAGATGACCAACTTTGTATCCAAAAACAAGGCTGCACAAATGCAACAAAG AGACGGCAGTGAACTATCCACTCGGGACTTGCAGAAAATGGTTCAAGCGCTGCCACAATATAGTGAGCAAATAGACAAACTCTCCCTCCATGTAGAG ATTGCAGCGAAGATCAATAGGATTATTAGAGAGATGGGACTTCGAGAACTGGGGCAGCTGCAGCAGGACCTTGTTTTTGGAGATGCTGGAATGAAAGAAGTAATTAAGTTTTTGACTGCAAAGGAG GATGCAACTCGTGAACATAAGTTACGGTTATTAATGATTCTTGCAGCTATCTATCCAGAGAAATTTGAGGGTGAGAAGGGTCTCAATTTGATGAAG CTTGCAAAATTACCCATGGATGATATGAATGCGGTGAATAACATGAGATTGCTGGGGGGAGCAACAGAGACCAAGAAAAGCACTATGAGTTCCTTTTCTCTTAAGTTTGATATGCATAAG aaaaaacgTGCAGCCAGAAAAGAACGTACCAGTGAAGAAGAAACATGGCAGTTGTCGCGGTTTTATCCCATGATAGAG GAGCTTATTGAAAAGCTTTGCAAAGGGGAACTACCAAAGGAGGACTATCCATGTATGAACGATCCTAGTCCAAGCTTTCATGGGACATCACAGGTTCTATCATCTAATCCAACTTCAGCTGCTCATTCAATGAGATCAAGACGGACACCAACATGGGCCCGACCTCGCAATTCTGATGATGGGTATTCAAG TGATTCAGTTCTAAGACATGAATCTAGCGACTTCAAGAAACTAGGCAATCGGATTTTTGTGTTCATAGTAGGTGGAGCTACCAGATCAGAG CTTAGGGTTTGCCATAAGCTTACAACTAAGCTAAGGAGGGAAGTGGTCTTAGGCTCTTCCAGTCTTGATGATCCTCCACAGTTCATCACG AAGCTGAAGCTGTTGACGGCGAATGAGCTTTCACTGGATGATCTCCAGATATAA
- the LOC115737127 gene encoding IRK-interacting protein: MPPSKPSSSPSSSSKSPPSPPLCFPLQSPHFAPIQECQREEEEEEDANGVEEPASHARPAPTTPMHHLPTPLHRAHRSGKPASKKRQESSGGDDDDVSVSCNNCRPHAREKISVVPLDTGGHHHGLGRHSIPSPNGIFKSILSTLTKRSPRSTDGASSAASSVREEQWKIALAELSHKLIQTTRKRDEAILEASRLKYSMAELEKKLNKLELYCHSLKSGLDECNNSPHRTLRNPRHVNPNPTSNDEVVEPFLVAVSEARSSVRSLSRSLAMQLRGMGGKLHERVSLLLQPHDVKVASPPSRSTRSLLLHLEALLNRAFFEDFESVGFQKSATNTILNPVDRCEANLTSFNVLCKVKWDDVLNKGTRHFSEEFSRFCDRKMSEIVGMLGWTRAWPEPLLQAFFGASKGVWLVHLLANSVHPGLPIYRVDKGARFDPVYMDDMGTDSARDRLIPTVVRIMVAPGFYVYGHVVKCKVLCRYYSSGSANGMLIDDKGSLSATSP; the protein is encoded by the exons ATGCCTCCTTCCAAACCatcctcttctccttcctcctcctccaaatcCCCACCTTCCCCTCCTCTTTGTTTCCCTCTCCAATCCCCCCATTTCGCTCCT ATCCAAGAATGCcaacgagaagaagaagaggaggaagacgcGAACGGTGTCGAGGAACCGGCCTCCCACGCGCGGCCGGCGCCGACCACTCCGATGCACCACCTCCCGACGCCGCTGCACCGTGCCCACAGGAGCGGCAAGCCGGCGAGCAAGAAGCGACAAGAATCGTCCGGCGGCGATGACGATGATGTCTCGGTGTCGTGCAACAACTGCCGCCCGCACGCGCGCGAGAAGATCTCCGTGGTCCCCCTCGACACCGGCGGCCACCACCACGGCCTGGGCCGGCACTCGATCCCGAGCCCCAACGGCATCTTCAAGTCCATCCTGTCCACGTTGACCAAGAGGAGCCCGCGGTCCACCGACGGCGCGTCGTCGGCGGCCTCCTCTGTGAGGGAGGAGCAGTGGAAGATCGCCCTCGCCGAGCTGTCTCACAAGCTGATACAAACCACGAGGAAGCGGGACGAGGCGATCCTGGAGGCCTCCAGGCTCAAGTACTCCATGGCCGAGCTCGAGAAGAAGCTCAACAAGCTCGAGCTCTATTGCCACAGCCTCAAGTCCGGCCTCGACGAATGCAATAACTCGCCTCATCGGACCCTCCGAAACCCCCGCCACGTCAACCCGAACCCCACTTCTAACGACGAAGTCGTCGAGCCCTTCCTCGTCGCAGTGTCGGAGGCTCGGTCCTCGGTCCGGTCCCTGAGCCGGTCGCTCGCCATGCAGCTCCGCGGCATGGGAGGCAAACTGCACGAGCGGGTGTCTCTCCTCCTCCAGCCTCACGACGTCAAGGTGGCCTCGCCGCCGTCGAGGAGCACTCGGAGCCTGCTGCTCCACCTCGAGGCGCTCCTGAACAGGGCCTTCTTCGAGGACTTCGAGTCGGTCGGGTTCCAGAAGAGCGCGACGAACACGATACTGAACCCGGTGGATCGGTGCGAGGCCAACCTCACGTCGTTCAACGTGCTGTGCAAGGTGAAGTGGGACGACGTGTTGAATAAAGGCACGAGGCATTTCAGCGAAGAGTTTAGCAG ATTTTGCGATCGGAAGATGAGCGAGATCGTGGGCATGTTGGGATGGACGAGGGCGTGGCCGGAGCCGCTGCTGCAGGCATTCTTCGGGGCGTCCAAGGGGGTGTGGCTGGTCCACCTGCTGGCGAACTCGGTCCACCCGGGCCTGCCGATCTACCGGGTGGACAAGGGGGCCCGGTTCGACCCAGTCTACATGGATGACATGGGCACAGACAGCGCCCGGGACAGGCTCATCCCGACCGTGGTCCGGATCATGGTTGCACCCGGGTTCTACGTCTACGGCCACGTGGTCAAGTGCAAGGTACTGTGCCGGTACTACAGTAGCGGTAGCGCAAATGGTATGCTCATTGATGACAAGGGCTCTCTTTCAGCAACCTCGCCTTAA